A single genomic interval of Terriglobus albidus harbors:
- a CDS encoding glycosyltransferase family 4 protein has translation MERFLKAISLEMTQSGWNCVFCFDGEISDVFREYISQPGVYLERVDSQGNLGFRAAFRLFSVLRKYRPSVFVYAFHGIMRCFPWIAYLNGCDSIYFNDHSSRAPGFVARPLSSPKRAIGRLLTWPLTGTLSVSHFTKISGHALGLSKAPGIVIPNGVEARETSAELSAAFRREKHIPSDCTLISLAAWMVPVKGIDAALRAAQIVLNRSSNTHFLFAGDGTHLRSFQYTVTELGIEHGVTFSGPIANPMEQGLFDATDIYMQPSLWQEAAPLAILEAMSLGLPVVASHIGGVPELVIDGKTGFLVPPGDSNALAECILRLTEDGDLRRSMGLQGKLMVQMRHQLHQTASQYAAVFLRKIPISGVPAVEQPYPA, from the coding sequence ATGGAACGCTTCCTGAAGGCGATCTCCCTGGAGATGACACAGTCCGGGTGGAACTGCGTTTTTTGTTTCGATGGAGAGATTTCCGACGTGTTTCGCGAGTACATCTCGCAACCCGGAGTCTATCTCGAACGAGTGGACTCCCAGGGTAATTTAGGATTCAGAGCAGCCTTTCGCCTGTTCTCTGTATTGAGAAAATATCGCCCGTCGGTATTCGTCTATGCCTTTCACGGAATAATGCGATGCTTCCCCTGGATTGCCTACCTAAATGGATGCGACTCCATTTATTTCAATGATCACTCGTCACGCGCCCCAGGCTTCGTAGCGCGTCCGCTGAGCTCTCCAAAGCGCGCTATCGGAAGACTTCTTACATGGCCGCTCACCGGCACTCTCAGTGTTTCACACTTCACAAAAATTTCCGGCCACGCGCTAGGCTTATCGAAAGCACCAGGAATTGTTATTCCGAACGGAGTTGAAGCAAGAGAGACAAGCGCTGAGCTCAGCGCGGCTTTCCGACGGGAAAAACATATTCCTTCGGATTGCACTCTAATTTCGCTTGCAGCCTGGATGGTTCCAGTTAAAGGCATCGATGCGGCTTTACGTGCAGCGCAGATCGTTCTAAATAGATCTTCGAATACGCACTTTCTGTTTGCTGGCGATGGCACGCATCTCAGATCCTTTCAATACACGGTCACTGAGCTCGGGATTGAGCACGGCGTTACATTTTCCGGCCCTATAGCGAACCCAATGGAGCAGGGGCTTTTCGATGCCACCGACATCTACATGCAGCCCTCTCTCTGGCAAGAGGCGGCTCCACTCGCTATTTTGGAAGCAATGTCGCTCGGCCTACCGGTCGTGGCCAGTCACATCGGCGGCGTCCCTGAACTAGTGATTGACGGCAAAACCGGTTTCCTCGTACCTCCAGGCGATTCAAACGCCTTGGCAGAATGCATTTTGAGACTCACCGAAGATGGAGACCTCCGTCGAAGCATGGGCTTGCAAGGAAAGCTGATGGTGCAGATGCGGCATCAGCTCCATCAGACCGCATCGCAATACGCCGCTGTCTTTCTACGGAAAATTCCTATATCAGGGGTTCCTGCTGTGGAACAGCCTTATCCTGCATAG
- a CDS encoding PEP-CTERM sorting domain-containing protein — protein sequence MKRMLLKVLTISAVLLGSVGIASADSIGGKISITGGDTYNNTSVTFNGPSSVTQGTTTGTFSVFDSAATVTMSSFTYNPFTPNTQILQIIENGITLNVILQSISLIDNAGGALTLMGQALLQQTGYSDTLGSFVLSTQGGANSNVSFSATAVAPTPEPSTLFLLGTGLVGSATALYRRRRSASVAV from the coding sequence TGAAACGCATGCTTCTCAAGGTACTGACCATCAGCGCAGTACTTCTTGGATCGGTAGGGATTGCCTCAGCCGACTCGATCGGTGGCAAGATCTCGATCACCGGTGGAGACACCTATAACAACACCTCGGTGACATTCAACGGCCCAAGCAGCGTCACGCAGGGCACGACCACCGGCACATTCAGCGTTTTTGATAGTGCCGCGACCGTCACCATGAGCAGCTTTACCTATAACCCTTTCACGCCGAATACGCAGATCCTGCAAATTATTGAAAACGGCATCACTCTCAACGTCATTCTCCAGAGCATCTCTCTTATCGACAATGCTGGTGGCGCTCTTACGCTGATGGGACAGGCGCTTCTGCAGCAAACGGGATACTCGGATACATTGGGCAGCTTTGTGCTGAGCACGCAAGGTGGCGCGAACAGCAATGTTTCGTTCTCCGCAACCGCAGTTGCACCCACGCCGGAACCGAGCACGTTATTCCTTCTCGGAACAGGGCTGGTTGGATCTGCAACGGCGCTCTACCGCCGGCGCAGATCTGCTAGCGTTGCTGTCTAA